The genomic region TGGCGCCCTCCTCCACGCCGCCGGTGATGACGACGTCGTTGCTTTCGTAGGACTTCACCGTCACCGGCTTCAGTGCGACGGAGCCGTTGTCGTCGACGACGTAGAAGGACGGCTTGCCGCCTTCGTTGAACAGCGCCGACAGCGGCAGCCGCGCGACCCGCTCGGTCGCGGCATCCGACAGCGTCAGCGTCGCGGTCATGCCGAGCGCGACCTTGTCGTCGGCCTCGGGCAGCGAGAATTTTGCCAGATAGGTGCGCGTGGCGGGATCAGCCGCCGGCGCGATTTCGCGCAGCTTGGCCGCATATTTCTTGTTCGGCTCGGACCAAAGAGTGACGCTGGCGACGCCCGACTTGGCACGTCCAACCAGCGTCTCGGGGATCGCGACGACCGCTTCCTTCTCGGCAAAGCGGGCGACACGGATCGAAGCCTGGCCCGCGGCGACCACCTGGCCGGGCTCGATCAGCGTTGCGGTGACGACGCCGCGGGCGTCGGCAACGAGCGTCGCGTAGGAAAGGGAATTCTTGGTCAACTCGACCGAGCGCTCGGCCCGGTTCAGGCGCGCACGGGCTTCATCGGCGGCGGCGCGGCTCTGGTCGAGCTGCGCGTCCGTGGTCCAGCCCTTGGCCTTGAGGTCCTTGGCGCGCTGCTCGGCGGCGGCGGCCTGGGCCAGCACGCCGGTTGCGGCGGTCTGCTCGGCAACTGCCTGCTCGGCCTGGAGCTTCAAATCGACCTCGTCGAGAGTGGCGAGCGCCTGGCCGACTTCGACCGTCTGGCCGACTTCGACGAGGCGCTTGGCGACCTTGCCGGCGACGCGGAAGCCGAGATCGCTCTCGATCCTGGGGCGGATGGTGCCCACGAAGCTGCGCTCCGGCGTTTCGGCATCATAATGAGCGGTTGCCACCAGAACCGGCCGCGGCGGCTCGGCCTTCTCGGCGACAGTATCATTGCACCCTGCCAGCGAAACGGCCATCAGGGCGAGCGAGACTCCTGCCAAGAGCTTGGAATAGCTTGACAAAACCGACCGGACGAACATCGAAGGACACTCCTGCATCTCGATCGAGAGGAATGTCGACTGTTCACTGATAAAAGTCAATAATCGTCAGTCATCAGGAAAGCGTGATCGTTAGGGGGTGGTAAGGAATGGGTGGGAGGACGACAGAGGTGCTATCGTAGGGCGGGCAAAAGCGAAGCGTGCCCACCAACCCGGCCAGCGTAGGGGAAGATGGTCGGCACGGCGCGCGAAGTGCGCGCCTTTGCCCCCTACGAGGATTCCCTCATCGCCCCCGCTCGCCGAATTCGTGCTTGCTGTCGTGGCCGCCGACGAACACCAGAATGCCCGCGATCAGCGGCAGCACGGCGAGCACCAAGAGACCGGTCGAGGTCTGCCCCGTCGCTTCCTTGACCCAGCCGATGAGATACGGCCCGCCGAAGCCGGCAAGGTTGCCGATCGAGTTGATCAAGGCGATGGCGCCGGCGGCCGCCGTGCCGGAGAGCCAGGCGGTCGGCAGGGTCCAGAACACGCCGAAGCAGCAGAACACGCCGATCGCGGCCACCGTCAGCATCACCATCGTCAGCGTGGGATCGGTGAGATAGGAGGAGACGCCGAGCGCAATCGCGGTGAGCAGCAGCGGTGCGCCGACATGCATGACGCGCTCGCGGCTCGCATCCGAATGCCGCGCCCACAGGATCATGGCGATGGTGCCGAACAGATACGGGATCGCAGTGACGAATCCGGTCTGGGCGTTGGTGAGGCCGAACGCCTTGACGATCTGCGGCAGCCAGAACTGCATGCCGTAGAGCGCACCGACGAAGCCGAAATAGATCAGGCTGAGCGCGATCACCTTCGGTGAAGACAGCGCCTCGCCGAGCGAGAAATGCTTCACGGCCTGCTTGGCCGCAATCTCCGAATCGAGCTTCGCCTTGAGCCACGCCTTCTGCTCGGCCGATAGCCAGTCCGCCTTCTCCGGCTTGTCGGTGAGATAGAACCAGGTGACGATGCCGAGCAGCACCGACGGGATGCCCTCGATGATGAACAGCCACTGCCAGCCTTTCAGCCCCATCATGCCGTCGAGCCCGAGCAAGAGGCCCGAGATCGGCGCGCCAATCACGGTCGAGACCGGCACCGCGATGGCGAAGGCCGCAAGAAAGCGGGCGCGATATTCGGCCGGATACCAATAGGTGAGATAGAGGATGATGCCGGGGAAGAAACCGGCTTCGGCGACGCCGAGCAGGAAGCGCAGGACGTAGAAGCTGGTGACCCCACTGACCACCGCCATCAGCGCCGAGATGATGCCCCAGGTCACCATGATGCGGGCAATCCATCGGCTCGCGCCGAACCTCTCCAGCGCAAGATTGCTCGGCACCTCGAAGATGAAATAGCCGATGAAGAAGATGCCGGCGCCCCAGGAGAAGATCAGCGGGGTGAACTTCAGCTCTGCATTCATGGTCAGCGCGGCGAAGCCGAGATTGACGCGGTCGAGATAGGAGAAGAAGTAGGCCAGCACCAGGAAGGGAATCAGGCGCCAGGAGATGGCACGGATGGTCGAGGTTTCGATGTCGCTCTGGCTGGCGCTTTCGGCACCGCCGGCGGAACCGGCATAGGTGGTCTGGCTCATGGCTTCCCCCCGGGTTGTTGCTCTTCTAGGGCTTAAGTGGCGGTTTTGAGGATCGCGGGCAAAGAGTCAATGGAGCGAGCAATGCACCGGACGCAGCCGGATCAACCTGTGGCGCCGCTCCGGATCTCGCTGATCCGCGCCGGCCTCGCGCTCGCGGTGATCGTCTGCGGGCTGTCGCTGCGCTGGTACGGATTCCCGCTCGGCCTGCCTGCATTCGTGGTGAAGTATGGCGGCTCGCTATTGTGGGCAACGATGGTCTTTCTGCTGGTCGGCGTTTGCCTGCCGCGGCGGTCGCAGACGCAGATTACAGGCATCGCGATGGTGATCGCGATCGTCGTGGAATTCTCCCGGCTGGTGCACACGCCATGGCTCGATGCGTTCCGGCTGACCACGGCCGGCGCGCTGCTGCTGGGGCGCATCTTCTCGCTGTGGAATTTGGTCGCTTACCTCATCGGTATTGTCGTCGGCATCTGGCTCGACGGCTGCGCCGTCCGATCGCCTACGCTCAAATCGCAAGCGGCCGGCTCGACCCGCGAATGATCAGCTCCGTCGGCACGGTGAGACCACGGCCGCGCTCGATCTCGTTGCCGCGCATCCGCTCCAACAGCATGGTCGCAGCGTGGCGGCCCATGGCTGCCAGATCCCACGCGATTGCCGTGATCGGCGGCGTGTACAATTCGGCGAGGTCGGAATCGCTGCCGGCCACGACCGAAATCCCCTCGCCGACGACAATGCCCATCGTCCGCAACGCGCGCAGGCGCTCGCCGACGCGGACGTGATCTTTTCCGCCGTCGTCGTTGCCGTCGCGGCCGAGACAGGTGAGGCGATTTCCAGGATCATTCGTCCCGGCTCTCTCGTGGTGGACATCAACGCGGCGACCCCGCGCACAAAAAAACATGTCGCCGCAGCCGTGGAGGCGCGCGGCGGTCTGTTTGCGGATGCGAACCTGATGGGGTCGGTCGACCTCTACGGCGCCGCGGTCCCGCTCTACACATCGGGCAGCGGCGCCGAGCGCTTCGCGGAGACTTTCGGGCCACTGGGCTTCCGCATCGAGGTGGCCGGTGCAGAGGCCGGAACGGCGGCCGCGGTGAAGATGCTGCGGAGCGTGGTGACCAAAGGCATGGAAGCGCTACTGGTGGAGGCGCTGACCGCCGCGACGCTCGCCGGCGTGCGCGACGAAACCATGCGCGGGCTATGCGCCTCGATGGATGCCACAACGTTCAGCAAGTTCTTGGACATGTGCGTCCGTTCCGACGTGCTGCACGCCGAGCGCCGCGCGGTGGAAATGGATGGCGTAGCCGCAGGCTTGCGGGAATTAGGTTTCGACCCCCTGATGACCACCGCCACGGCGGCGCGCTTGAAGGTCTCCGCCCGGCTGGGCCTGCGAGACGAATTTGCGCAACGGTCCAGTTATTCGGCCGACGAGGTGTTGGACCGATATGCGCATGCCGTGGCGGGCGGCTTGGGCGAGATCGAAGAGAGACTGTAGACAGGACGACGATGATCACTCCGCCAGTTGAAACCGCTCGAAGCGATCGAGCTCGTCCTCGATCACACGCTTCAGCTCGTTGCGGCCCGCCGTCTTCCTGCCCTGCCCGACCCAGGTCCATTTCTGCATCAACAGCTTCTTGTTCTGCCGGTCGGCCTTCATATCGAGCGCCGCGACGATCTCGTCGCCGACCAGCACGGGCAGCGCGAAATAGCCGAGCTTGCGCTTGGCTTTCGGCACATAGGCTTCGAACAGATGATTGTAGCCGAAGATGAGGTTGGTGCGCTTGCGCTGGATGATCAGGGGATCGAACGGCGAGAGAATGTGGACGAGATCGGGCGACACCTCATGCGGCTCGAGCGCTGCGGGCGAAGCCCAGTGCTCCTGCTTGCCGGCGCCCTCGATCGCGACAGGCACGAGCTCGCCGCGGCGGACGCGCGAGGCGATCAGGCGCGCGACCGGCTTCTTGCTCGGCGCATCGAGATGGCAGACCGAATCGAGGCTGACCACGCCCTGCGAGCGCAGCGCGCGGTCGAGCAGATAGGCTGTGGTCTCCCGAGCCGACGCCGGCTTAGGAGGCCTGTCCCAGCCGAAATGACGCGTCGTCAGCTCGTAGGTCTTGAGCATGCCCTGGCGCTCGCTGATGGTGACGGCGCCGGTATAGAAGGCGAGCTGCAGCGCCCGCTTCGAGGGCTTGCGGCTCTGCCACAGATGCTCCTTCTCGACGAGCACGTCGTCGTCGATGTCGCGGATCGTCAGCGGACCCGCACGCAGCAGCCGCATCACCTTGCGCGTGTCGGCCGGCTTCACCGAGGCGAACCATTTGTGCCCCTCGCGCCGGTGCTCGCGCATCGCCGGCAGGAAGAAGCGGAAGTCGTTCGCCGGCACGTAGGAGAGCGCGTGCGTCCAGTACTCGAACACGGTCTTGTCGATGCTCTGGGCATGGCGCAGATCAGCGCGGCGGTAGGACGGGATCCGGCTGAACAGGATGTGGTGATGGCAACGCTCGATGACGTTGATGGTGTCGATCTGCACATAGCCGAGATGGGCGACAGCGGCCGAGACGGCCTGTGCGCCTTCGCCGAACGGAGCGCGGTCGGTCAGCCGCTGGGCATGCAGCCAGATCTGCCGGGCCTGTGTCGTCGAGAGCGGAAGCGGTTTGGACGTGCGGGACATTGCAGCATGCAATGTAGCGGGATTCGCCGCGAGGCAAAGAAGCACGGACACGAAAAAGCCGCGCTGCCATCTGCTGCCAGCGCGGCCGTGGGATCAGGCGGAAGCCTACTTCATCGCCATCGACTGCTCGGCGCTCATATAGTGCTTGCACGCTCCACGCATGTTGCCCTTGCTCATGTCGGAATTGGCCGCGGCCATCGACTTCCTCGCCGCGATCTTGCCGGGCGTGTCTTCGCCGCCGATGCCGGCAACGAGCTTTGCCATGTTTGCACTGGTGCACGCCATCTTGGCAGCGGATGCGGGGGACAGAGCAAGTGCGGCGAATGCCGTCGCGAGCAACAGGGTCTTCATCAAGTTCTCTCCTCGAATAGGAAGCCGGCCTGATGCCGGCCAACGCGACAGCCATTCTTCAGCCACAAGTTTGCAGGGAAAAGACAATTTCGTCGCTGCGCTGCAATGGTACCCCCCTTTCAGCGTGCGGCTTTTGGGCGCTCCCCTACGCTGCCGGTGACAACTTCCGGCTCGCACATGGCCTTGCCACGTCCTTCCGCCTGGCAGCGATAGACGCTCCCGGTGAGGCGATCGACCAGCCAGATGTTCTCGTCGGTCGGCCCTTCGAGCCCGACATAGCGGGAGGTCAGCCCCGAGATCAGTGTCGACAGCAGGATCGCCACCGCGATCATCGCCGCGCCGATATAGATGGGCATTGCGTTCAGAGTCACTGTCCGATCCGGCGGGCCGCTGCGATGGGACTGATAGTCGCGCTGATAGTCGCTTGGCCTCGGCACAGGACGGAACTCGGCTCCCCTCGCGTCAAATTGTCGAATGATTGAAGCGTGCTAGGCGGGCATCTGGACGAATTCTTGTTCGCGGGCGGGCGGCGAGACGACGCCTTTGCGACGTTCAGGTTTCCCGGAACCCGCGACTGCAGGTGCGAAAGCAACTGCGATCGATCCAACCGGACCAAAGTGCCCTCGGCTCGCCTTTTCGAATGTGACTAAGATCACATCGGCGCCGTTGAACCTGCCCTACGCTCGCAGCATCAAATCGCCATCAGGCGTAACAGCGAGGATACGACAATGACCCGTTTTGATAAGTTCTTTGGACTGAAGGCGATAACTCTCTCCGCGGCCCTGTCGATGACGGCGAGCCTTGCGCTGGCCGGCGACAACAATTTCTCCGCCAGCCAGATCGTGGACGCGCTCAAGCCGAAGCCGGCCACCCGCGGCCTGTCCGTTGGTCCCCAGGCCGACACGACCGTGCAGGCCAAGGAAGCGACCTTCCTGAACACCGTGCGCAACCGCTCGACCCGGTCGCTCTCGACGGGCGAGCGCGAGCAGATCGCCGAGTTGGCTGCAACCAAGCCGAAGATCGATCTGGAGATCCAGTTCGACTACAACTCGGCCGACATCGCCAAGACCTCTGTGGCATCGGTGCAGGCGCTCGGCAAAGCGCTGTCCGATCCGGCGCTGAAGGGCTCGACCTTCGTCGTCGCCGGCCACACCGACGCGATCGGCGGCGAGGAGTACAATCAAGGTCTCTCCGAGCGGCGCGCCGACACCATCAAGAAGTATCTGGTGCAGAACTACGGCCTCAACGGCGCGGATCTGGTCACCGTCGGCTACGGTGAGACCAAGCTGAAGGATGCCGCCAACGGTGCCGCCCCGATCAACCGCCGCGTCCAGGTCGTGAACATGGACACCAAGACCGCGGCGAAGTAACTCTCGGCTCCCAAGTAAGACACGCCGCCTGCCGCAGCCCGGCGGGCGGCGAATCATATCCAGCTTTGGAACAGCATCAGCCGGTTGAAGCTCCCCATAGAGGTGCCGACGAACGCCGCGGAAATCGGCAGCATCACCGCAAAAACGGCCGCGGCGACGCCGACATAGGCCCACAACAGCCAGCGCGGCATCCCCTCGCGGCGCAGCACATACACCAGTGCCAGCGACGCCGCTGTCGCGGCCGGCAGATAATAATAGATGAAGCCCAGCGTGCGCGGCAGCAACGCCCAGGCCAGCCAGGGACCGAAGTAGAATGCCGCGATCAGGAATGCGTCCCAGCGCCGCGCCACGATGAAATCGCGCAGCACCATGGCGAGTGCGGGCAGTGCCGGCCAAAGCACGAGCGGATTGCCGAGGAAGACGATCGCAGCGACGTGGTCCTCCGCGGACTTGTCGAACAGGAACCAGACCGGGCGCGCGAGCAGAGGCCAGGACGGCCATGCGCTCATATAGGTGTGGCCGGCGATGGCCGTCGTGGTGTTGTCGGCAAAGATCCGGCGCTGCGCCTCGATCAAGTCCGGCAGTGACAATCCGTAGAGCGGAACGAAGGCCGCAAGATAAGTCATGCCCGGCAGGACGGCGAAGCAGAGCGCGACATGATGCAGCTTCAGGCCGGGCCAAAGCTCCGGCCGATACCAGTCGTCCGGCTTCGCGTCGGCGAACAGCGTGTGCCAGCCCTGCATCAGGCGGATCACCGCAACAATGACGATGCAGACGCCGAGCGGGAACAGACCGCTCCATTTACACGCGGCCGCAAGGCCGAACAGGCTGCCTGCCACCGCGAACAGCGCTTGCGGCCGCTCTCTGCGAAACCCGTGCATGAAAGCAGCGGTGGCGAGCAGGCCGAAGCCGAGCGCAAAGATATCGAGCATCGCGATGCGCGCCTGGACGTACAGCATCTGGTTGAAGGCTGCAATCAGCGCGGCGGCGATCGCCGGCCCCTGCGCCGCGAACAGCGCGAATCCGCACAGATAGATCGCGACGATCGCGAGCGCACCGAACAAGGTCGCGGGATAACGCCAGCCAAGCGCGTTGTCGCCGAAGGTTGCGATCGATGCCGCGATCAGCTCCTTGGCCAGCGGCGGATGCATCGGATTGAGCATCGGCTGCGACGTCGCGGGCGTCAGCATCTGGCGCGCGGCCGGCACGTAATGCACCTCGTCGAACACGAATTTTTCCGGCGTGACGACGCCGATCAACAGCGCCACATGCGCGATCAGGAAAATCGCGACAGCAATCACTGCACTCCGCGACACCGCCGGAACCGCAGGCAATTCGTGCGTCTTTTGTGGGGCTGTCTTGCGTGGCAAATTGGCTGCACCGCGGAGAAAAACAAACTGCTTCCCGTCATTGAACGCATTCTGCCGCAACTGTCACTAAGCATGACGCACGTCCTGCGCCGCTTGTGATAATTCCGCCACATCAGAAGCGCGCGCGATCCGGTACGATCAGGGACACATCGATCGGTTGCGAAATGAATTTGCGTTTTTGGCTTTTACCCACACTGCTCACGGCCGCAATCTGCGCGGCGTCCGGCGCCAAGGCGCAGACGCGCGTCGGCGAGGCCGTCGTGATCCAGAACGACGTGGTGCGCGTCGCCACGACCACGACGCCGATCAATGTCGGCGACAGCATGCTGCGCGACGAGACCGTGCG from Bradyrhizobium sp. CB1015 harbors:
- a CDS encoding efflux RND transporter periplasmic adaptor subunit; its protein translation is MFVRSVLSSYSKLLAGVSLALMAVSLAGCNDTVAEKAEPPRPVLVATAHYDAETPERSFVGTIRPRIESDLGFRVAGKVAKRLVEVGQTVEVGQALATLDEVDLKLQAEQAVAEQTAATGVLAQAAAAEQRAKDLKAKGWTTDAQLDQSRAAADEARARLNRAERSVELTKNSLSYATLVADARGVVTATLIEPGQVVAAGQASIRVARFAEKEAVVAIPETLVGRAKSGVASVTLWSEPNKKYAAKLREIAPAADPATRTYLAKFSLPEADDKVALGMTATLTLSDAATERVARLPLSALFNEGGKPSFYVVDDNGSVALKPVTVKSYESNDVVITGGVEEGAKIVALGVQKLDPGQRVRIVSSLSF
- a CDS encoding MFS transporter; its protein translation is MSQTTYAGSAGGAESASQSDIETSTIRAISWRLIPFLVLAYFFSYLDRVNLGFAALTMNAELKFTPLIFSWGAGIFFIGYFIFEVPSNLALERFGASRWIARIMVTWGIISALMAVVSGVTSFYVLRFLLGVAEAGFFPGIILYLTYWYPAEYRARFLAAFAIAVPVSTVIGAPISGLLLGLDGMMGLKGWQWLFIIEGIPSVLLGIVTWFYLTDKPEKADWLSAEQKAWLKAKLDSEIAAKQAVKHFSLGEALSSPKVIALSLIYFGFVGALYGMQFWLPQIVKAFGLTNAQTGFVTAIPYLFGTIAMILWARHSDASRERVMHVGAPLLLTAIALGVSSYLTDPTLTMVMLTVAAIGVFCCFGVFWTLPTAWLSGTAAAGAIALINSIGNLAGFGGPYLIGWVKEATGQTSTGLLVLAVLPLIAGILVFVGGHDSKHEFGERGR
- a CDS encoding DUF2809 domain-containing protein is translated as MHRTQPDQPVAPLRISLIRAGLALAVIVCGLSLRWYGFPLGLPAFVVKYGGSLLWATMVFLLVGVCLPRRSQTQITGIAMVIAIVVEFSRLVHTPWLDAFRLTTAGALLLGRIFSLWNLVAYLIGIVVGIWLDGCAVRSPTLKSQAAGSTRE
- a CDS encoding substrate-binding domain-containing protein is translated as MGIVVGEGISVVAGSDSDLAELYTPPITAIAWDLAAMGRHAATMLLERMRGNEIERGRGLTVPTELIIRGSSRPLAI
- a CDS encoding DUF1932 domain-containing protein gives rise to the protein MIFSAVVVAVAAETGEAISRIIRPGSLVVDINAATPRTKKHVAAAVEARGGLFADANLMGSVDLYGAAVPLYTSGSGAERFAETFGPLGFRIEVAGAEAGTAAAVKMLRSVVTKGMEALLVEALTAATLAGVRDETMRGLCASMDATTFSKFLDMCVRSDVLHAERRAVEMDGVAAGLRELGFDPLMTTATAARLKVSARLGLRDEFAQRSSYSADEVLDRYAHAVAGGLGEIEERL
- a CDS encoding winged helix-turn-helix domain-containing protein; translation: MSRTSKPLPLSTTQARQIWLHAQRLTDRAPFGEGAQAVSAAVAHLGYVQIDTINVIERCHHHILFSRIPSYRRADLRHAQSIDKTVFEYWTHALSYVPANDFRFFLPAMREHRREGHKWFASVKPADTRKVMRLLRAGPLTIRDIDDDVLVEKEHLWQSRKPSKRALQLAFYTGAVTISERQGMLKTYELTTRHFGWDRPPKPASARETTAYLLDRALRSQGVVSLDSVCHLDAPSKKPVARLIASRVRRGELVPVAIEGAGKQEHWASPAALEPHEVSPDLVHILSPFDPLIIQRKRTNLIFGYNHLFEAYVPKAKRKLGYFALPVLVGDEIVAALDMKADRQNKKLLMQKWTWVGQGRKTAGRNELKRVIEDELDRFERFQLAE
- a CDS encoding OmpA family protein — its product is MTRFDKFFGLKAITLSAALSMTASLALAGDNNFSASQIVDALKPKPATRGLSVGPQADTTVQAKEATFLNTVRNRSTRSLSTGEREQIAELAATKPKIDLEIQFDYNSADIAKTSVASVQALGKALSDPALKGSTFVVAGHTDAIGGEEYNQGLSERRADTIKKYLVQNYGLNGADLVTVGYGETKLKDAANGAAPINRRVQVVNMDTKTAAK
- a CDS encoding phospholipid carrier-dependent glycosyltransferase — translated: MPAVPAVSRSAVIAVAIFLIAHVALLIGVVTPEKFVFDEVHYVPAARQMLTPATSQPMLNPMHPPLAKELIAASIATFGDNALGWRYPATLFGALAIVAIYLCGFALFAAQGPAIAAALIAAFNQMLYVQARIAMLDIFALGFGLLATAAFMHGFRRERPQALFAVAGSLFGLAAACKWSGLFPLGVCIVIVAVIRLMQGWHTLFADAKPDDWYRPELWPGLKLHHVALCFAVLPGMTYLAAFVPLYGLSLPDLIEAQRRIFADNTTTAIAGHTYMSAWPSWPLLARPVWFLFDKSAEDHVAAIVFLGNPLVLWPALPALAMVLRDFIVARRWDAFLIAAFYFGPWLAWALLPRTLGFIYYYLPAATAASLALVYVLRREGMPRWLLWAYVGVAAAVFAVMLPISAAFVGTSMGSFNRLMLFQSWI